The Pirellulales bacterium genome contains the following window.
TCAAGGAAAACTCACCGTTGATCGGTCAGAAGATCGGCAATGTCGAAGTCAGCGGGCAGGGTGGGTTTGTCGTGGTGGCCGTGAAAAAGCCGAACGGAACAATCATCCGCAAACCGGAACCCGACGTTATGTTGGGGCCCGGCGACACATTCGTGATTCTCGGCCATCAAGAGGCCTTGCCCGATCTGGCCCGCCGCGCGAAGCCCCGCGCAGCGATGACTTACCGCGGCGCCTCGGTTTAGCCGATATCGTCGGGCAGCAGTCCGCGCCGCGTAGCGCGGGTCGCTAGGGGGTACTGGGTGTGACAGGCGGAGTCGGCGGCTCGCCAGGTGCGTTTGGGAGTTTTTGCGGCTGCGGCGCCGCGACTACGGATTGGCGATAGTTGTTCGCCCACGCTTCCAATTGCGCGGCTTCGGAGAGCCGTCCGCGCGCGGCCCATGTTAATAGCCACCTGCGCCGTGGCGAGCGCATCCGTTGGGCGATTGGCGCGGGCGTACGCGCCTGCCAGATTTGCATTAGTGTCGAACGAGGGCGCCAGTCGCCGGAGCTGCTCGAAGTATTCGATCGAGGCTTCAACTTGGCCAGTGCGCATCAGTAACATGGCCAGACTGTGAAGCGCCGCTGGATAGTTAGCGTGCTGGTGCAGCGCCGTTTCGTAATGCCGACGAGCTTCCGTGTCGTCGCCGGCCGCTTCCAGCAATGTCCCCAGGCCGTAGTGCGCTCGGGGGAATTCTGGGAATAGTTGCAAGG
Protein-coding sequences here:
- a CDS encoding tetratricopeptide repeat protein; amino-acid sequence: MQSAGRLQESQQHYEEAIRVRPDVAAAHYGLARLLQHDGQTNRAKEEYELTLQLFPEFPRAHYGLGTLLEAAGDDTEARRHYETALHQHANYPAALHSLAMLLMRTGQVEASIEYFEQLRRLAPSFDTNANLAGAYARANRPTDALATAQVAINMGRARTALRSRAIGSVGEQLSPIRSRGAAAAKTPKRTWRAADSACHTQYPLATRATRRGLLPDDIG